Part of the Serinus canaria isolate serCan28SL12 chromosome 1, serCan2020, whole genome shotgun sequence genome is shown below.
GATAAAGGCTCTGCCTGCAAACatctcattaaaaaacaaaagcttccattaaaagaaaaaacaaccaaacccaaaacatgaAGACTTATCAAAACACAAGCAGTGACACtacactggaaaatattttgcaaacaCAAGCACACAGGACATTTTTGGAGCATTCTCTAATTCTCCCACCCACACACAGGACTGTCCCTGAGATGTAAGCAGGTATGATGGTCCAGCAGCACACTGAACTGCTAGGAAGGGAACCACCACATGTACTgcacctgccctgggctggtCCTGGGAGAGTGACTGGATCAGCACACTCACAGCTCATCTCTGGTGGCCAAACACTCTTGCAGCCTGCCTggccatgggctgcagggctccagcagctggctctggagggagaggagccctgcatggcaggagagcagctcttgcACCACTCTCCTGGATCAGAATTGCTCAGCCAGCCAAAGAAGCCAGACATCAGCCATCCACAGGCAGCTGAGAAGGGCACATTGGAGAACATCAGAAAAACCACTATTCCAGAGGAAAATTCCCTTCAGGCATTTATTGTTTCTGATTTTGATTGCTGAATTTCACTTGGAAAAGTTCCTCACTGCCCATGCTGTCAGCTCAGCCTGAGCAGTGTTTCCAGGCCAGCACCACAGGGCGTGcctgaaatgtttttctatCTCAAATAAACAGGACACATGCAGTGCCACAGGAGTCAGGAACTGAATGCAGCAGGGACTGGAACTCAAAGATCTGCTCTGTGTGCCGTAGATTAGGTTGGGAAACCAAATCTCCTTTGCTCATGCAGAACATGCACAGCACAGTTGTTTCCATGCTACTTTCATGTTACTTTTTCAGCAAGGCTTGATTCATCACTTTGCTATTCCAATTTTACCTTTCTCTGGCAGTAATCTCATCAATGTGTAACTGTTTTAAACAAATCACCAATTTGTCCAGATTATTTAGTAATGTAAGCAGCTTGCTGACTGACTGAGAAAATCTAAGGAAGAACACAAGTATAAAAATGAGTAGACACTATGGATCTTATTCTAATTTCCCCTCAATAATAAGTAACATTTTTCTCCATAATTCATTAAAGATTTCataatcaataaaataaaattacccgaaattatttaatttacaaGTATGAAACAGACTCTTCCTAAATTTTAAGCTTATAGTTTGATACTGCTGTTATTATTCAGCACAAAAGGTTGGTCTTTAGAGAAAGTCTAGAGTATAAATGAATACAATATATATTATACAGTATAATGAATACAATATATAATTCCTATGCAATTTTCCTTAATATAAAATATCATGTagcctttcattttaaagacacTTTTGCATCTATGTAAAAGCTTGGcccaagaataaaaataaaggacaaagaattaaaaaccaGGTTCAATATACcttttttttagtattatttgcattaaatatttttggattGCAAATCTGCATTTATGCATTTGTGCTGAGACAAACCTGACCATCTACTGTATAACCAGAGATCCCAAACCTCATCCTCCCTACCTAGCCTCAGTTCCCATCAGAGGTGATTTGCTGCCTGCATTTGTCAGCACGCTCCATGGAACACTCCTGGATCTACTGCTGCCTGACACAAGGGAACTGACAGATTCTCACTAAATTCAAAGCTTTAGGCAATTTAAAAAAGCTACCATTAATTTCTAAGGTGTCTTCTGCTTGTTTATTCACCCTAACCTCTATTTTGCATAAAATGGCAAGCTCAAGATGATTGCTTCCTGATGCAGAAGATTAAAAATCTGGAGGTTCAGGGTGGGTTATTTTTCTTATCATTCTTACTGTTAGTTAACCACTGTATTCTGGCACTTGAACAATGTCCCTGTGTCAGCAAATGGAGGCAAGCTCAGTTATTCCCATTTTTCTAGTGCTAGCAGCCTGGAATAGCCTAGCCTCGTGCAATAGTCTGTGTGGGTTTTCCCTAAAGCAAGTTCTAAGGGGCACCTTCtctctgcaggaacagctggcccagagggcagccaggtgggacCAGCTCCACTGGCCTCTTGTTTTCAGCATTCTTCACCCAAAGGTCTGCTCCAAAGTCCATCAGCAGCTTCACCAGCTCCACGCTGCAATTCCTGGCGGCCGTGTGCAGGGGGGAGTCCAGGCCCTTGCCGCTGTTCACGCTGGCTCCTGAACAACAGGAGGGCAAAGAACAATCAGAAGAGCCATGACTGCACAGCAGCCCATTTTCACTCCCTGCACTAGCTGCTATTCCCCTGAATAACACACAAGTTCTGCAGcctgcacccagagctgggctccctTACGCTGGGCATTGCTGTTGCAATTTGCAGGAGCACAACTCTCACTGGCTGAGGAGTGAGAGCTTCTTCTTCTGTGAATAAGAAAATGATCCCAGAGGAATGGTGCATGAGGAAGTCCTtcaccccacagcccagcccaagTGTATCTTGGAGCAAGACAAGGGTGCAGTTCCACCTATGGCCCACCTATGCTTCCCATCCCTTAAAATAAAGGCAGGATTTCAACATGCTCTGTACTGGAGGCTTAAGCTGGTGAGATTCCCAAATGCCAAAGTATCTGTCGGGGAAAAATGAGAGGATGGAAAAGTTCTAGAGGTCCTTGGTAGGAGAGGGCATAAACACCCCTGATGAGAGTCCTCCCATTCATTACCCTGGATTAGTGGCTCCTAAAACACCCTAAGAAAGGTGAGCTGCAGAACTAATTCAAAACTATAATGTTTTTATAGTACATATTCCCATAtacaggaggcagcagaaaaatttagcagaaaaaaaagaaaataattgccaaacatttaatttagattaaatttaaaagatttcAATTAATTTGTATTTGACTTCTTCCCAAATAAAAGGTCATTGTACTAAACAGTGACCCACTAAAATGTGATATATATgatttttgcttgctttttctaGAGTAGCTTTGTTGGTATATCATTTTTGTACCAGCTATGTGGCCACTTTAGGTTATAAGGCCCCTTTGGCTAGAAGACCTGTACTACTGAGGATAACAATAAATGGTTTTGTGTAATTACCCAAGCATTTAGACTTACAGCTTTGTGTGATGCAAAGGATATAGTGCTGAACCTTCTTCTGAGTTGTAAATGTCTCCCACTTTTTATGAACTCATTGGAAATCAAGGCATGTTTGCAGAAATACTATGTAAAAGTGGCTGAGTCAATTGTTTTGGGTAAAgaggaggttaaaaaaaattaaaaattaaatttcttcctGTTCACTTCAAATTAATGCAGCATCACATGCACAGACACTGAAAAGTATAGCTTGTTCAGGCACAATCAGCCATGTTAAATCCAGGATCACCCATCACTTTGTTGGGAGCTATCAAGCTGAATTCCTGGGTTAAGAAAACCCTGATCACCCTGTTGCTACATTTAACCAGAGCTGCAATCAGGAGTGAAACATCTCCTGGTCCCAAAGCAGGAGCTCCTCCGAATCTTTGATGCAAAGATAATCCAAAGATAGATGTTGCAGGAAATGAAAGCACACCATtctttagttttgctttttaccTGACTCAAGCAGCTTCTTGGCACAGTTCACTTGCTGGTTCTCACATGCTACATAAAGTGGAGTACCCAGGTGCTGGATGTTGTGATCTATATTTACCCCACGGGACGCCAGGAGTTCGACACATTGCACATGACCTTAAAAGGGATAAAGGAAGAGTCAACTCACAGAGACCAggcttttttttcagcaaattctCTGTTGCAGCAGTGTAGTTTGGCAAAGATTCAATGTTTTGTCAAGAGGTGGTAGGGTAATACTTTCACCCACTCCAATGGATCCAGCCGGAAAAACGGGAGCTGAAAAGCCGCGTTCAGCACAGCAGGCTAAAGCCTCACAGGCTAAAGCCCTCACATTTTATCTGGCTCATTTCAGATGTCTGCTGAAGATGAGATGAATCACTCCATGTTTCTCTCCACTCCTTTTGAAGCTAGCCAGACATCTCCCTCAAATGTCCACGTTGGAGGCAGCTAATTTGGACAATGCATTCCCTTCCAGGTGAACTCTGAGGATCTGACAGCTGAGCTGACCTGCCCTTGAGGAGCAACAGGGGTGGGAAGAACTGCACCCCTCACCAGGAGACCAACTAGCAAGGCATTCTACATGACCCAAACCAAGAAAATTATCTTCTCTatctctctcctcctcttcaaCATGCTGCTAGCAGCATGGACAGGAGGGCTGATGCCTGTGGGGTTACCTCTCTTAGCAGCTTCGTGGATGGGGGACGCCAGGTCAcagggtggctgcaggctggcTCCATGCTCCAGCAGTAAATTCAAGCAAGCCACACTGCCACTGACACAAGTGTTGAACAGTGGTGTGTGCCAGTCAACAGTCACTCCATCCACCTGGgggaaaataacacaaaaatacagcaagacTTTTGTCTTCCTGGTATTTCAAAATTGGTAACAACTAACCAGTTTCTCAGCAGAAAATAGGggtttcaatatttttttatttaattccatGCCAAAACTCTCCATGCTTCTGAAGACTAcaacttttcattaaaatgatcattaaaaagtacttttttttaattgcccCCAAGTCTCtcctattgaaaaaaaaagggaggaaaaaatcaTCAGGGCCCCTCCAGGGTCCCTCAGGAGTTACCAAGCTAAATGTATGACCATTTCTCAGTTATCTTAGCTGAAACACACCTATCCATAGCCCTCTCCTGAAACAGCCCATTTTTGGCTGAAAGTGTGCAATCCTTCcttattttctaattattttttttaattgaaaggtAATATCTGGTAAAGTGGTGTATGTATGAATGAGTTTTCTTATTCACTATAATTCTGAAGTTAGCTCGAAAAGTAGTGGCCATGAGACAGCATTTCAGCATTTAACTTGCAtcttgtttccattttcttcccattttttgtCAGCTGATCCTAATATTCCTAAGCCTCTGCTTAAGACTCTGCATATTGATACCAGTAAGATCAATGTGTgcataaaacaaaggaaatccCTAACTGCTGCAGGATTATAAACACTTTGCAAGATGAACTTCCCCTTGTTCTTGTGAATGATGAGACCATTTCATCCTCATCTAAAGAACAATAATAACTGTTGCTTATATCTGTGCTTTTTGGATTGCTTTATAAGGACGTGCCTTTTATAAGTACCTCAAGCAGAGCTAAGCACAGAGTGTAAATCACAGAGATACTCATGTGACATGACATCACATAGCACTGAAGTGTGGTAGTACAACATACTAACACTAGAGACAGTGGTCTGTCCATCACCTACTCACCTGAGCACCATGTTTTAACAGgacactggcacaggcagcatGCCCCCCTAGGCAGGCTTCATGGAGAGGAGACACCTGGTCTGTTGTAACAAGATTGACATCATTCCCCTgataaaataatggaaaatagCATTACAACCAACTACTAAAACCCCCATACAAAAatccacaataaaaaaaataataataaaaaaaccccactcttCTTTAAAAGCCTTATGTAACTAGACCTTCCTCAACTGCCTGGAGCTATTCATCTCAGCAAGTAAGCAGATGAAGGGGATGGAGAGGCTGTCATGTTTTGGCTGGAGTGGATACTGGCACAGCATACCTGAGGCCATGCCTTGCACACCctgaaaaccagcacagaaagcTTAGTGGACTGTCCAGTGGGACAACATGCTGTGGTTGTTTGACTGGCTTGAACCCTGAAATGCTCTTGaagtattttctgctctttgcctCAAGGCAACCgctgaaggaaagaaatgcatCAGAAACATTGGTTGGATTCCACAAGATCTTCTGTTTCTAACAATCTTGGTGCTCCAGAAGACTAAGCTGGAAGAGTCTCCAATGCCCCTTCCCTGTCCATTACCTCCTTCACAGGTTAAACCCAGGGATTTTGAAGAAACAAAGAGTTGAGGTTCAGAAATCCCTGCTACCTATCCCTGACCTTCTGGAGGGACCAGGGCCCTGGGATATGCTGAGGTACTTCAGGAACAAATGTTTGGGTGACTGAATTGAAGCCTCAACCAGACCCATGActggctccagagctggccCCTCAGCTGGGGCACCAAAAActgctcccaggcacacactgcagaggagctgcagagctgcacacgagctgcagaggagctgccctcGGCCATCCAGAGATCCCAGTGATCCCATTACCTCCATCACAGTTAACTCATCACCCAGGATAGCTCAGTACATCATCAAATTACTGCACAAAGCTTGTGCTGGGCAAGGAACTgactgcaggaaagaaaagcctgtTGCATGCAGATTTCACTGTGGCCTGGTTAACAGGATTTTCTCACCCTGAAGTTTCACAGTAAAGCACAGACTGCATTCATCCACTGAACAAACCCTGCAGAGACCACATGAACCCAGGGGAGAGGTACCTGTTCAAGGAGCTTCTTCAGGGAAAGCAGACGCCCATGGATAGAGGCCTCATGTAAAGGAGACCAGTCTGAAACAAAGTCTGTACAAaaacaaagacaggaaaaaggcTAAAAACTCCATTTCACTAGCATTCTTTACTTCAACTGCATGACCTCCTTTCTACTTTATGGAGCTGCCAAGATTTCTTTGGAGCAGATGCTGTGAGGGACACAGACAAGAAGATGGTTTCCCTCTGGGTGCATTTTAACTCATCCTGTGTTTGCACTGTGCAGCTGTATTCCCCTCCAGGAGACAGGAGAGGGATTTGCAGAACATCACCTGGCTATGGCTGAGCTCTCTGAATTATTTCCAgggccttttttccccaaacttaTTGTATTTTACCAATTATCACAAAAGGAATATGTTTTGAAGAGGGTTTGGTTGATCAGTCATTTACCCCTGTTCAAAGCTGGACTAGAGTCAACAACACTTGGCAAGAGAAGGGACCAAAGTACAAGGAGACAAATTGTGCTACCTGTTGATTCTGtctttcagttttcagtgtttgctATGAGTGGTGCATTTTAAGTAATAGTTGTGCTCTCTGCATTGCTGAAACCACAAAGTGAGGCACAGCACGGATATACTGTGCAGATATTAATAGAGGGAGATCTTCAGTATTACAGATTTTATGGCTCCAAGCTAACTGACAGCAATAATCCCTCCGGGAGATATTTATGTCCCAGCACTCAAAACCCAGTGTCTGTTGTATGTCAATGTCCCAGATTCCccctgggaaggaggggaagcCTTTTCAGAGGGCACTTCACACAGCTTCCTGTGGAAAGATGTTTTGCTGTTCTCTGGAGATGTCCCACTCTCCTTCCACTAAGTACAGAGAATACTCCAGTGACCAATTTGCTGGCTGAGTTGCTGAGGTTCTCAGGAACCACATTAGAGCACATGCATGGAGTGGAATCCTTAACAGCAGGAAGTCTGCCTccagcaaaaaacccaaataagccacaataattctttaaaagaaTGTTTACACATAAGCTGATGATCGTgaaggttttaaattaaaatacgGTGTGTTTAGACCAGACATAAAAATGTGGTGGTGAAATAAAGAACAGGTTGCCTAGAGAGGTGGTAAATGTCTCATTTGTGGAAAgattcaaggtcaggttggatggggtcctgagaaacctggtctagtagaaggtgttcctgctcattgcaggaGTGTTGGACTAGAtaacctttaaaggtcccttccaatctaaACCTGGCTATGAATCTATGAATcagtatttaaagaaattagTATTCTTTGTTATTAGCATTATttgagccctgcctgcctccttcTATGTTCCATGGGCTGCTTCCCACAACATTTAAACAGTTTCATTAGGTTTCCAAACATCCTTTGGCTTTAGCAAAGGGACAGCCAATTCTGGAAGCTGTGGTTCTGGTTCATAAGGATAGCAAAACTGGGCTACAATTATTAAACCACAGAATGACTAACTGACTAAAACAGCTTTGCTCTGAGTGATGTGTGTCAAATTGATGTTTATCTGACTCTGCTGTTGTTCTTGCTGGTCCTGCCTGTGTTACAATCAGCTGGTTTCAGGGTATGTAAAAAGCTTTTCCCCGTTTAGAAACTAATGCCACTGCCTAAACTGCATGAGTTGTAAGGGAAGTATGTTTATAGATATTCTAAAAATCTAGACTGAAGTACAAGTTTTTTTGAGTTGCTTTTTTGGCCACACAAATATTGGCAGGCGTTTGTGCCTGTAACAACCTGTGCATTGTACCAAC
Proteins encoded:
- the ASB9 gene encoding ankyrin repeat and SOCS box protein 9 isoform X1, with amino-acid sequence MDDERTNQNASKLQGAGGQASAASPCTPRMRDFVSDWSPLHEASIHGRLLSLKKLLEQGNDVNLVTTDQVSPLHEACLGGHAACASVLLKHGAQVDGVTVDWHTPLFNTCVSGSVACLNLLLEHGASLQPPCDLASPIHEAAKRGHVQCVELLASRGVNIDHNIQHLGTPLYVACENQQVNCAKKLLESGASVNSGKGLDSPLHTAARNCSVELVKLLMDFGADLWVKNAENKRPVELVPPGCPLGQLFLQREGMGPAATHRSAVVTTLFPWVLPRDISCLTDMGARMLRLHLFFPLPCFLLSSKPKCICITWEQQHAQHPEGLPCHP
- the ASB9 gene encoding ankyrin repeat and SOCS box protein 9 isoform X2, giving the protein MDDERTNQNASKLQGAGGQASAASPCTPRMRDFVSDWSPLHEASIHGRLLSLKKLLEQGNDVNLVTTDQVSPLHEACLGGHAACASVLLKHGAQVDGVTVDWHTPLFNTCVSGSVACLNLLLEHGASLQPPCDLASPIHEAAKRGHVQCVELLASRGVNIDHNIQHLGTPLYVACENQQVNCAKKLLESGASVNSGKGLDSPLHTAARNCSVELVKLLMDFGADLWVKNAENKRPVELVPPGCPLGQLFLQREGPLSLMQLCRLCIRRCFGYQQHQKITGLLLPDELKHFLLHI